From Channa argus isolate prfri chromosome 18, Channa argus male v1.0, whole genome shotgun sequence, the proteins below share one genomic window:
- the lman1 gene encoding protein ERGIC-53, whose protein sequence is MAVSIARRPAASAPLLILTFLSTLIIHRSVAEIAESASTTQELPHRRFEYKYSFKGPHLAQTDGSIPFWLHTGNAIPSADQVRITPSLRSQRGSVWTKNKVKFEHWEAEVTFRVSGRGRMGADGLAVWFTTSQGLDGPVYGAADKWNGIGIFFDSFDNDGKKNNPAIIVVGNNGKLVYDHQNDGTTQALGTCLRDFRNKPYPVRARITYYKKTLTVMINNGFTPDKEDYEFCTKVDNMVIPSEGFFGLSAATGGLADDHDVLSFLLFRLTEPGQQPPPPESEIPKEEKDKYQEEFQNFQQELDKKKEEFQKEHPDVQGEPIEDLYETVNDREIRQVFEGQNRIHLEIKQLHRQLAMILDEQRRYVSVITDEISKKGTTAESGQVDSYNQQLGSVVATQQEVLRNLNELRNSFSESLKQISSAQHQGNAGSMGTYDTIQHFNDIKEHLHTVKRDVEHLVQRNAQNPAEKVLKCPELPPLPSCLSTVHFAIFIVVQSVLFFCYIMYKSQQEAAAKKFF, encoded by the exons ATGGCGGTGTCCATAGCACGGCGCCCGGCTGCCAGCGCTCCACTGTTGATATTAACTTTTCTCTCAACGCTGATTATTCATCGCAGTGTGGCCGAAATCGCTGAAAGTGCCTCGACGACACAAGAGCTTCCTCATCGCCGGTTCGAGTACAAATACAGCTTCAAGGGACCGCACCTGGCTCAAACCGATGGCAGTATCCCCTTTTGGCTCCACACTGGAA ATGCTATTCCCAGTGCAGACCAAGTGCGCATTACACCCTCCCTCAGGAGTCAGAGGGGCTCTGTgtggacaaaaaacaaagtcaagttTGAGCACTGGGAGGCTGAGGTGACCTTCAGAGTGTCTGGAAGAGGCAGAATGGGAGCTGACGGTCTG GCGGTGTGGTTCACAACTTCACAAGGCCTTGACGGTCCAGTGTACGGAGCTGCCGACAAGTGGAATGGAATTGGGATTTTCTTTGACTCTTTTGACAATGATGGAAAG AAAAATAACCCAGCTATAATTGTTGTGGGAAACAATGGCAAACTTGTTTATGACCATCAAAA CGACGGCACCACACAAGCCCTCGGCACTTGTTTGCGAGACTTCCGCAACAAACCCTATCCTGTTCGAGCCAGAATAACGTACTACAAGAAAACGCTGACG gtcaTGATCAACAACGGTTTCACTCCAGACAAAGAGGACTATGAGTTCTGCACTAAGGTGGACAACATGGTCATTCCCAGCGAGGGCTTCTTTGGCCTTTCAGCTGCCACCGGTGGTTTAGCAG ATGACCACGATGTGTTGTCCTTCTTGTTGTTCAGACTCACAGAGCCAGGCCAGCAGCCG CCCCCACCTGAATCTGAGATTCCTAAAGAAGAGAAGGACAAGTACCAGGAGGAATTTCAGAACTTCCAGCAAGAGCTCGACAAAAAGAAGGAGGAGTTTCAGAAAGAGCACCCAGACGTCCAAGGAGAGCCAA ttgaGGACTTGTACGAGACTGTGAACGACCGGGAGATCCGTCAGGTGTTTGAAGGACAGAACAGGATCCACCTGGAGATCAAACAGCTCCACCGGCAACTCGCCATGATCCTGGACGAGCAGCGCCGATATGTTTCTGTTATTACTGATGAGATCTCCAAGAAGGGAACAACTGCAGAGTCAGGGCAG GTGGATTCTTACAATCAACAGCTGGGCTCTGTCGTAGCCACTCAGCAGGAAGTGCTCAGAAACCTTAATGAGTTACG AAATTCCTTTTCTGAGTCACTGAAACAGATCAGCTCAGCCCAACACCAGGGGAATGCAGGCAGTATGGGGACATATGACACAATTCAGCACTTCAACGACATCAAGGAACATCTGCACACGGTGAAAAGGGACGTGGAGCATCTAGTGCAGCGTAATGCTCAG AATCCTGCTGAGAAGGTTTTAAAGTGCCCCGAGTTGCCTCCCCTGCCTTCTTGTTTATCCACTGTTCATTTTGCAATATTCATTGTGGTGCAGTCAGTCCTGTTCTTCTGCTACATCATGTACAA AAGTCAACAAGAAGCAGCTGCAAAGAAGTTCTTTTGA